The DNA segment TGCCCGTTCAGGACGTAGCAATCCTTCTCCTCCGCCGCCTTCAACTGAATGTTGAACGTGTCTGTGCCAGCGTTCGGCTCACTCATGCCTGTGGCCCACTTCGTTTGGCCACGCGTAATAGGAATAACGTATTTCCTCTTCTGTTCCTCGGTGCCAAACTGAAGTATAAGGTCAGCCGAGGCAGGGGCCATGTCCATCGCTGGCGCACCGCGATAGGCGACTTCTTGCATAAAGATCGCTTCCTTCCAAACCGATGCCCCCTGACCGCCGTATTCCTTCGGCCATGTTAGGCCGATCCAATTCTTTTCGCCACACTTGCGCCACATCCGCAAAGCCATCTCGTAATATTCCTCCCCTCGAGACTCTTCCTCAGGCCCTGGGTCTACTCCCAGCCAGCCGGGCGGGAGTTCGCGATCGAAGAACTCCTGTATTTCTTTTTGGAAAGCCTCCTCTTCAGGTGAGTAGCGAAAATCCATCGTTCCCCTTTCTGTCCCGTTGGTCCTATGGAGCGATCTTTTGTCTTGATTTGGTTAAGGTACTACTCTAAACAATGGCCGTCCGTGAGCGTCATTGCCTTCCGTATCTGCCACACCTGTCCTATCACCTGCCCGTAATCCTTGTTTCGGCATCGAAGATACGAGTATCCAAGAACACCGACGCGACGCCTCAACTATGTCCTTTGGCTAGAGATATTCTACATGCGTGGCGGCTGCGATTCAAGGCGCAGCATTCGCGGCTCCGCAAGACACTCTCCAAAAGACTCAGAATGCTGCTGCCCATTCCGGGTTGCAATCTGTGGATAACGACGCCCAGCGTGCTATAAAGCAGCCTGGTACTCCCCCGAGCTCAAGTGTTTGATACGTTAGCCACGACCAGGTGGAGGCCCAGAGATAAGCTTCTTCTCTTTCAGAAACTGAACGAATCTCGATGCTACCGTCCTGGGGTCGCCTTCAAGCAAGCCACTGCTCGCCTTTTGGGCGATGCCTCCCGACATAATCAAACGCATTCGCTCTGCTGCTGAAAGGCTGCTATCCGGAGTGAAGAGCTTTTTCCCTCTGGGTTTGGGCGGCGCGATACTGACAACCTTGGTCTTTGAACCTGCCAGGCCGACTTCATCAGGAACCAGATTGAGTGCCTGAAGATCGTATTGTTCGACCGTCTTCATAGAAGCTGCCAGTATGGCCCGAAGCTTCAAGTATCTGGGCGTATTAATGCCACTTTCAACAGTAAGCAAGGCAGGGAGGGGAGTTTCTATAACGGCTCTGTTCCCCGCTTCGAGCTTCTTGTGAACAATCGCTTTTTCGTGATCATGTACGTCAATCTTGACAACCTCGGTCACCAATGGGAGACGCAAAATCTGGGCTATTGTAGGGCCAGTCAATCCCGTGTTGGTGTCAATAGCACGTGCTCCACAGAGAATGAGATCGTACGGTAGCTTGAGAGCAGCAATAGCCTTTGCCAGCACGACCCCGGTAGCGTAAGAATCAGAATTGTCAAGAGCGGGATCACAAAGAAGGATAGCTCTGTCGGCACCCATAGCCAAACAAGTACGCAAGACCTCTGTGGCTGAAGGTGAACCCATGCATAGAGCAGTGACTCCACCACCCCCACACATTTCTTTTATCAGTGTGGCCTCCTCTACAGCCAGCCTATCATAGGGGTTGAGCACGTCGGGCAGCCATCCCTTCCTGATATTGTTCGCGGCAGTGTCTACCGTGATCGGGCCCTCTGCGTCGGGGACCTGCTTAACGCACACTACTACTTGCATACGAAACCTTTGCGCGCCGATTAAACCTCACTAGCTCTGTCTGAGGCTTTCTTCTGCCGAAGCCTGCGAGATCATTATTAGCTCATTGGTCATGGCCGGCACTATCGTCAGAAGGTCACCAAGGATGCCCAGATCAGCCATGTTGAACATGGGTGCACTACGGTCTTTGTTGATGACAACTATTGTCTTGGAGTCTTTCATGCCCATAGTGTGGTACACTGATCCCGATATTCCACAAGCGATGTACAGCTTTGGGGTGACGGTCTTCCCTGTTTGCCCAACCTGCTTGGTGGACGGAATGTACCCTTCGTCCACAGCCATGCGAGAGCCGGCGACAACCCCACCCAGCACTTCTGCCAGTTTCTCCAGTAACCGGAAGTTTTCACGACTCCCCACCCCCCGCCCACCCGACACAATGACGGGAGCCTCATCAAGGCTCATAGTCTTGGGGTCACCCTTGGCAAAACGCACCGCCTTAGCACAAGGCACGCTGGTATCCAATCGCGGGGCAACCCTAATGACCTCCGCTTGTCTTGTAACCTTGGCACGCTTTACATCCAGGACACCAGGCACGACAGTGGCAATCTGAGGCCGCGCTGTAGGGCAAATCACGTTAGCGCTAGCCTTATCTCGGTAGACAGGCTTTGTCTGCACCAGTAGCCCGTCTTCGCTCAGGGAGAGGGCAGTGCAGTTCGAGGCTAATCCTGTTTTCAAAGCGGCTGCCAGCCGGACGGCAATATCCCTGCCGAACGAAGTGGCACCACAAAGGAGTATCCGCGGCTTCCGCTCTCTTACAAGATTTGATAGGGCCTGCGCCTGGAATTCAACAGAGTTCTCCAGAAGAGGGCTATCCAAGAGGTATACCTTGTCTGCCCCATGCTCACTAAGCCTATTCACCAGTGCCGGATTGTCACGGCCTACCAGTACAGCAGAGAGTTCGTCACCAAGCCTGTCGGCAAAGCGGCGACCTTCGCTCAGCAATTCCAGGGAGACGTCACAGAGTCCCCCCTCATCACACTCTGCCAGAACCAAAATGCCTTTGTCAGCCGACATCAGACCCCCCGGCCTCACACCTATTCCAACCCACGCCAAACATATATGCCCCCTGAAACGGAGGTCAAACAGCAGAGCCTAGATGATTCTAGCCATCCTAGACGCCTCCAGGGTAGCATCAGGCAACCTTCTGACACCGTTGCAGTCGCCAACCCTATGAAGTTCCTTGACCTGCTCCTTGAGAGCATAGTAAAGCGCATTGTCTTCCTGACCACCGCAGGCGAGGATCACCGTATCAACCCCTTCAATGCGACGGTCTTGCAGCGTGAAGATGTTGGAGATAACCACCGTATTCCCGGTGATTTCTCTTACCTTGTGGCAGGGGGTGAAGGTAACACCATTCCGGTATAGCCGGCCGTAGATCGTCTGCTTCTGCGGCGGATCGACGTGGATTCCTGCACTGTACTCTTCCGTGACTATCTCGACCTTCTTGCCTTGCTGGGCGCAGAAATCGGCCACAGTCAGGGCCTCCATATTCTGCTCACCGGCGATAACCACCACATTCTGACCAACCTGAGCTTTGCCCATCAGGACTTCCCTGGTCTCCACCACATTCTTCTGGTTCACACCCGGAATCCTGGGGATATAAGGAAAAGAGCCGGTGGCTACTACGACCGCGTCGGCGTTCATCTTCTTGACCATGTCTGCCGTAACCTCGACTCCCAGATGCACATCCACGCCCAGGAGTTTCATTTGGTGGGTCAAATATCTAGGCAACTCCAAGAAACCATCTCTCCCAGGAGCCTTGCCAGCTATCAATATCTGTCCCCCTAATTCAGAGCCCCTGTCGTACAGAGAGACCTTGTGACCCCGCATAGCCAGAACTCTGGCTGCTTCCAGGCCGGCAGGGCCTCCACCAATCACCACCACCTTCTTCTTCGTAGCTGCTGGCTGAACCTGTAGCCACCCCGGCTGGTACTCTCGCGTCACTTCGGCATTAACCGAGCAACGTATGGGCATCATGGCCGAGGCATTCTTGATGCAGCCTTCGTTGCATCCCAGGCACTTGCGGATTTCCTCCACCCTCCCTTCATGCGCCTTATTGGGCAGTTCGGGATCGGCAATAGTAGCACGGCACATGTTCACGATATCTCCCTGACCGCTGGCGATGATTTCCTCCGCCTGGGCCGGGTCGATGATTCTGCCCCTGACCATAACGGGGATCTTCACTACCTTCTTTATCTCCGCTCCAAGATACACAAAGGAGTTCAGAGGGAAATACATGGTCTCCGCCATGCATTGAATGGATCTATAGGTTGAGGCGGTAATGTCCAGGAAGTCAATTTTCCCTGACTTTGTCAATATCTGGACTATAGTGAGCATGTCGTCCAGAGTATAGCCGCCCTCGGTAAACTCATCACCGCTTATCCTGAGGCATACGGTGAAGTCACTACCCACTGCCGCTCTCACGGCGTCGATCACCTCAAGAGGAAAGCGCAGGCGGTTTTCCAGGCTGCCGCCGTATTGGTCAGTCCTAGAATTAAAGAAGGGTGACATGAACTGCTCGAGCATGTATCCATGGCCGGCATAGATCTCGAACCCGTCGTAGCCTGCTTCACGGCTTATCTTGGCGGCGAAGGCCCAGGCTTCGGTCAGCTCCTTTATTTCCTCAACAGTCATCACATGGGGCATACCCCAGTTGCGGGGGGACAGGAGTGGGGAAGACGACCAGGTGGTCAGACCGATGACCCTGGGAAAGTCCTGAGCGCCCTGGTTTCCACCCTGGACGATGATCTTGGCGCCGAACTGGTGAACCAGGTCTGCAGCTTTCTTAAGCTGGGGCACAGAATCCTTTTGATTGAAGACGTTCGCCCCGCAGCTCTTCTGGTGAAAGCCTAGGCCCTCCGTGATGATCAGTCCAACGCCTCCCTTTGCCTTCGCAGCCCAATACCAGGCTAGCTTATCGCCCGGGAGATTGGTATGCTCCTCACGTATCCAGGTGCCGTGACCGGAGCTGGCGATTCGGTTTCTCAGGGTTATGGTGCCGACCTTCAGCGGCGAGAAAAGGTTTGGAAATTGTTGAGCCATTTTATCTTCCTTTCTGTCTTAATTTTCGTTAACTCGGCCTCATCTAGCCAAACCGGGCTTGGCATTGATAATTGTCCGACCGCTCCTACAGTCCCACGGGGAACTTCCATTCCCCATAGACCTTCATCTGCACTCCAGCCATCTCCCCCAGGGTAGCCTTGGCGCGTGCTGCTTCCATTATCGCTGGATAAACGTTTTCGCTAGTGCGCGTAACCTGCTCCAGTTTTTCCAGGGCCCGGGCAACCTGGCTGTTGTCACGCTCCTTCTTAAACTTCTTCAGCTTCTCAATCTGGCGCCTCGGTGATTCTGGGTCCCATCTAAAAATGGGCACTGTGTACGGTGCCTTCTCCAGACGGAATTTGTTCACACCGACAACATTGATCTCACCGGTTTCCACTTTGCGTTCGCGCTCGAGCGTGGCCTCCTTATACTCTTTATGAACCCACCCAGAACTCATGGCTTTAGCCATTCCACCCATGTTTTCAATCCTAGTCACGTATTCCCAGGCACGCTTTTCCAACTCATTAGTGAGCGACTCAACATAGTAAGAACCACCCAGGGGATCTATGGTGTTAGTCACATTGGTTTCAAGAGCAGCTATCTGCTCCGTTCTAATAGAAAGTAGCATGGACTGGTCTGTAGGCAGGCAGAGCCCCTCATCATATCCGTTGGCATGTATCGATTGGGCTCCGCCAAGAGCTCCAGCCAACACCTGATAGGCGATGCGGATGACATTATTCAGGGGTTCTTGCGTCGTGTGAGTGGAACCAGCACTCTGGCAGTGGACGCGAAAGAGCGCAGAGCGGGGGTCTGTGATTCCATACCTTTCCCTGACAATCTTGTACCACATGCGTCTGGCTGCTCTGAGCTTAGCTATTTCTTCAAAGAAGTCGTTATGTAAACTCATATCAAAAGAGATGCGCTTGGCTAAGCGATCAAGAGGCACCCGGCCTCGTCGCTTCGCTTCATCGACGTATTGTAGAGCGGTGGCCATAAGCATACCCAACTCCTGGACTGCGTTCAGGCCCATATCGCGAGCATTGTAGGAGCCAAAGGAGACAGTGTTCCAACTCGGCGCATGCTCGCAGCACCACTCCATGAAATCCACAGCGTACCTTACATAGGCTTCTGGCGATACCTGGTTTACCAGGTCCAGCACACTCCAGCTAAGCATGTCATTGACTGTGGTGCCCCGCAGTTGCTTTATATCCAGCCCTCTTCTCTCGGCCATGACAAAGTACATCGCTGTCACGAAATTGCCGCAACGATCAGCGATGTATGTCGATGCTTTCTCTATAGGAAGACCTTCGAAGGTTGTTTCAACATCTTCCAGCGAGGATAGCGGCACACCGGCATGACCGATGTCAGCAGAAACCCTGGGGTCGTCAGCATCCATACCAGTCGCCGTCGAGATATCAGGAGCTATGGAGAACCCTGTCTGCCCCAAGGCATACTCTTCACGGTAGAGTTTGTTGGTTTCCTCTGGCGTGTTGAACCCGCTCAAGCGCCTTATGGTCCACAATTGGCCCCGATACATGGTGGGATAGACACCCCGGGTAAAAGGCGGACGCCCGGGAAGCCCGAGATCCCTGTCATAATCGAAGTCCTGCAGATCTTGGGCAGTATAGATATCCTTTACAGGGATTCCGGATGCCGAGACGAGCTGTTCCTTACTATCTCCCATATTGCCAACCTCCCGTAAGATCAGAGTAGGCAGATCGGGTAATAAAATGGGCTAGCATCGATACACTACCACCACTTCTCACCAGTTACTGGGCGCGCGATATGCAAATCCCCTTCGACATTCACGGTTTCTCCACCCCCTAATTTGAACCGTATCACAATCCGTTGCAGTGGTCAATAAGGATCGGAATCAATCGGGTACGATTCTACATGTACTGAGACGAGAATGTCTTTTCATAGAAAAAAACGGGTCTGCCAGCAGAATTTGAAGGGGGAGGAAGGAGCGAGCAGCATGTGGAGAAGAGGAGGTTATTTCCTGCAAAGTCTCACAGCCCCAAGCTGTACGCCTTTCTCCTCAACTCAGTAGTAAGCCTTTCTGAGTCTACCACGTATGGCTGATAGCTTCATTCTTGCAGGCGCTATGGCAGTTTACCTCCTTCCGGCTGCAAACACCATTGAATCCGGGACATACATATCCCACCCGTTTCCTCGTCTCCTCCTTAACAACGGCTACCACTTTGCCATAGTCATCTTCAGCTAGCTCAAAGATATTCTCTGGACAGGCAGCTACACAGTCCCCGCATCCGTTACATTTGTCGGTATCGATGGTAATGAAATAGTCTCCGGTACCATCGGTATAGCCGTAGTTAGCTCTCACGTGGCCCTCCTTGCGACTCGGCCCTTTCTCGGGCAAATAGAGCTGCCCCTAGTGCACCAATAATCTGGGGATCAGTAGCCAGCAAGGGTTCCAGACCTACTTTCTCTTTAACCTTGTTGACCATCCCGACATTCTTAGCAATCCCTCCGGTGATGGTAAAGTCCTTCTCTATTGATACCCTTTTCAGCAGATTGCGGCAGCGGACCGCTATGGCATCGTGCAGGCCGCTGAGGATATCGCCCTTGGGCACTCCTTTTTTCAATAGGGCTAGGGCCTCGGATTTGGCGAAGACAGCGCACACTGTGCTGAAAGGGAGGTCTTGCGTCGACTCCAGGGACAAGCTACCAATCTCATCCAGGGGCACCTGGAGCACATCGGCAATCATCTCTAGAAACCGTCCGGTGCCCCCGGCACACTTGTCATTCATGATGAAGTTGGTCACCCGCCCCTGCTCATCGCAGTTGATGGCTTTGCAGTCCTGCCCGCCCATGTCCAGGATCGTCCTCACTGATGGGAAATACCAGTGGGCACCTCGCGCATGACAGGAAATCTCTGAGATATTGGCATTGGCAAACGGAACCAGAACCCTGCCGTACCCAGTAGCCACAATATAGCTAAAGTCCTTCAGGGACAGGCCGGTCCCTTTGAGCGCCTCAGCCATGGTGAGTTCGGCCGCCCTGACGCTTTCGGGACCAGTGTCGCAAATGCTATAGGACAGCACGTTGCCATCCTCCATGATAACGCTCTTAGCACCCCGCGAGCCTATGTCTACGCCAGCTACAAACATGTCTCCTCCTGACCGCTGTGGAGAAACTTGTCAGTCTATTACCATAGTAAGGCAACCCCCGCGCCTGGTCAAAAAAGTTGCCCCGCCTTCCGCCCGGACGGTCTCAAACCTGACCCTGAACTCTTCCCTACGCCCGTCATTCCACTTTAGTGATTCTTCATCAGCAAGCAAGAAGAAACGGCAGAACCCGTGGCACATCCCGCCGTTCTTGGTTTGGCGCCAAAATGAACTTTTTGCACCGATTTTGCGTATATAATATTGAGGAAAGGGTTGTGGAGACAGGACCTTGGCGAAAGATTTCGGGGCTGAGAACTTTGAAGCCATTTTCCGTGAACACAAGGATATGGTTTACAGAACTGCTTACCTCATACTGGGTGATGCTCACAGGGCAGAAGATGTTTTGCAAGAGGTTTTCGTCAGGGTTCACAAATCCCTGGATAGCTTCGACTCTCGAAAAGGGGCCTTCAGCACCTGGCTCCGCCGCATCACAGTCAATCAGTGCATTACAGAGCGTCGCAATAGTCACTCGGCCTCCTTATCTTTATCTCTCGAGAGACTTGAAGAAGAAGGCCTTGACCCCGAGGATACCGATTCCGAGCGTCCTGAGGAGCTTGCCCTAAAGAGGGAAGAAGGCCAGAGGATACAACGAGCCATGAACACGCTGGACCGAAAGCATCGTGCCGTAGTCACTCTGAGGTATTTTGAGCAGCTTTCCTACGAGGAAATAGCGCAGGTACTGAGTATCCCATTAGGAACCGTGAAGTCGCGCCTGAACACGGCCATTCAAGCTTTGCGCCAGGAACTGGTGGAAGGGAGGTTCAGACCATGAACTGCGAGAACGTCAATCAATCGCTTCTAAGTTATCTCGACAACGAGGTCAGCTTTGACCAAAAGGAGGCTATTGAGACCCATCTGTGCGCTTGCAACGGCTGTAGAGAGGATCTGGGGATTCTTGTGGCATCATTGTCAATCAGCGCATTGCTCAGCGCTGCAACAGAGATTCGCCTGCCTTATCTCTTTAGGGGCTCAACAAAGAATGGTTCGACATGGCGGAAGCCGGTTCCGGAAACCTTGAGGAGCCTTCCGTAAAGAAGGAAGAAAGCGAGTGGTACAGCAGACCATGAAGACCCTGAATCCGAAGCATCTCGCGGCAGTTGCTGTAAGTGCTTTGACGATCTTTCCTGCCATGAGATCCGGAAAGGGATTGAGCATGGCGCTGGTGACTGCTAAGTGCGGGCAACACACGGCCTTTCGGGTCTTGCGCCAGGAATCAATTGGAGGGAGGAGCGTGTCATGAAATGCAAAAAAGTAAATCAGTTGCTTGTAAGTTACCTCGACAACGAGGTCAGCTCTGAAGAAAGAGAAGCTATTCAAGCCCATCTGTCCGCCTGCAAAGGCTGTAGAGAGGAGATGGAGGCTCTTGCCGAGACTCAAAGAGAGCTTCGCCAAGGTCTTAGTGCGGTCGGGGCAGGGGCCTCCGCGCCATCCCATGCGTGGTCGGCGGTAAAGGAGAGGACAGAGGCACAAAAGAGGAGTGGCATGCCCGTTCTGGAGGCGCTGAGGTCGAGGGTGAGAAGCGGCATAGGGAGGCTAATGCCACGCCCCGTCTGGCAAAAAGCGCTGGCTTCCGTGCTCACCGTGGCCATAGTTGCTGGCCTGTGCCTGGGGATACCAGCTTTTTCCAAGCAGCAGGATAGCTTGGGTCCTGGGCCGTCACCGGGGTCCCCTCAGACACCAGTACAGAACGATTTGTGGCCCGAGCCATCGGTACAGTTCGCGCTGTCGCCCGAAACGGATGAGTTGCTGAAGTTCGCTTCTTACGAAGAGTTGAAGGAGTTCGTGGGTGATAATGCGGCGCCTTTCTATTACTATTACTCTCTTGAGGCGGGTGGGAGTGTTGTCGCCAGGATTGCGGGGGCTCCTGGGGCTCCTGCGCTTCTCGCTGTCACTGCCGCAAGCCCTGTTATCTACTCCATCACGAATATTCAGGTGGAGGGGGTGGACGAGGCAGACATCGTCAAGACAGATGGGGAGTTCATCTATCTGGTCTCAGGGACAAAGGTTTTCATCGTGAAGGCGTATCCTGCCAAGGAGACCCGAGTCCTGTCCAGAATAGAGCTGAAACAAGAACCGCGGGAGATTTTTATAAATGGGAACATGCTGGTCCTATTGGGGGACGCCTGGAAGTCCGAGGCGGTTGTCCCCACGTACCAGACCTCCATCAAGATATACGATATCACGGACAGAGAGAATCCTGACCTGGTGAGGGATGTTTCGGTAGACGGCCAGTACTTCGGATCAAGAATGATAGGCGACTACGCCTATGTGGTGGTACGCGCACCGGTATGCTACTACAAGGACGAGATAAGGCTTCCCGAGGTCTACCTGGGCAGTAAGGTCAGGGAAATACCGGCCACGGACATCTACTACTTTGACGTCACAGATTCCCATTTTGGATTCACCACTATCCTGGCGGTGAACACACAGGACGCCGCCGAGGAGCCGTCGCGGGAGACGATAATACTAGGGGCCACCAGCAACTTGTATGTTTCCCTGAACAACATATACGTTACCGTCACAGACTGGAGATATTCGGGCAGCGGCTCTCAAAGCACCAGCATCCACAGGATTCATATAGACGAGGGCAACATAGCCTACAAGGCCAGTGGAGAGGTGCCGGGCACGGTGCTGAACCAGTTCTCCATGGACGAGTATCAGGGCTTCTTCAGGGTAGCTACCACTTCCTGGGAGCGGGCTGGAAGCAAGGAAATGGCGCTCTACCGAAGCCAAAACAACCTCTATGTCCTCGACGTGAACCTGGACATCGTTGGCAGGCTGGAGAACCTGGCGCCGGGAGAGACCATTTACTCGGCCAGATTCATGGGAGAGAGATGCTATCTGGTGACCTTCAAGCAGGTTGACCCATTTTTCGTCATCAATTTGAAGGACCCTTACAATCCCGAGGTCCTTGGTGCCTTGAAGATAACCGGCTATTCCGACTACCTGCACCCCTACGACGAGAACCACATCATTGGAATAGGCAAGGAAACGGTGGCAGCGAAGGAGGGCGACTTCGCCTGGGCTCAGGGCGTCAAGATATCGCTCTTCGACGTCACTGATGTCAGCCACCCCAAGGAAGTGGCCAAGTACGAGATAGGCAAGCGGGGATCGGAATCGCCAGTCCTGCGGGATCACAAAGCACTTCTTTTTGATAGGGCTAAGAACCTTCTGGTGATGCCCGTCTCTGTGGTCGAGAGTGGCTCTAGCGACCCGTGGCAGGGTGCCTATGTATTCCACATATCCCCCTATGACGGAATTAAATACAGGGGCAGGATAACCCATTATGACGGGGATGAAGGCAAAATCCCCTCTCCTTTTTCTATACTTCCAGACAAGACATGGCGGATATTGCCGGTGTATGAAGCAGACTCCTCCTACGCAGTGACCAGGTCTCTCTACATAGGGGATGTGCTTTACACCATCTCGGCCATGAAGATCAAAATGAACAACCTGGAGAATCTGAAGCTGATCAATGAGGTAACAATCAAATAGAAACCGAAAGAGCTTGAGCCACCATTGCGGTAGGGTGGTTGCCATAAGTGGTGGGGGGGCGCGCGAAGCGCGCCCCCCACCAGGTTTTAGACCTAATAAGACAAGGCATGTGGGAGACATGACACACAGGACGATATTGGTATGGTACAATGACGCTGAAAAAGGTGACGGGTGCAAGCTTTGACCGGAGTGATAGGATGAAAACCTTCCAGGTAATTCGCAGTGGCATTGTTTTTGAGCTTCAGCCTGAACCTGAGGGTGGTTATACCATAACTGTCCCAGCTCTACCGGGATGCATCTCTTATGGGGGAAATTTCGAAGAGGCTATGGAAATGATAGAAGATGCCATCGAGGGCTGGCTGGCCGTAGCCAAAGAAGAAAACATCCCCATACCAGATCAGTTTGAATCTGTAGCGAGTAGGGTAGGTCGCGTGAAACGCGACCCAACATCGTGTAGAGCGTAGGGCCGACCAGGATAGTGGGTTCACAGAACCCACCCCACGAGACTTGAATCAAAAGGAAAAGGCCGTAACACCAAATTGGCGTTGCGGCCTTTCGTTCATTGGTAGCGGGGGTTGGATTTGAACCAACGGCCTTCGGGTTATGGGTCTGGTGAGTATTGTCACAAGGGGTTATTTTACGTTCAAGCTGGACATAATGCATCAGGAGGCAGAATGTCGTTTTGTTCGTAAAATGCCGACCAGTGATAACCCGTTTCATTCCGTTGGTTAGCTTTTTGTTAGCTATTTTCTAGCTACGTTTTGAGCGTGAGACGATTTTCGTGAGACCCGGTTTGAAATGGTTCGGAGATACACCAGGTCGGTCAAGTAATGAAAACCTGAAGCTGTACAAGGCAGTGCTGTCCTGGGCGGCTGCTGTTGAGGGCAACTTCTGAGAGGGGATTGGGTTGTCGGGGGTCACATTTCCGAGTTTTGTGCAGCACTGCCAGCAGCAACCGGTCCACACCCTGGGTCGAGTTGAAAGGCAGCTCATAGG comes from the Chloroflexota bacterium genome and includes:
- a CDS encoding 4Fe-4S dicluster domain-containing protein — its product is MRANYGYTDGTGDYFITIDTDKCNGCGDCVAACPENIFELAEDDYGKVVAVVKEETRKRVGYVCPGFNGVCSRKEVNCHSACKNEAISHTW
- a CDS encoding RNA polymerase sigma factor; the protein is MAKDFGAENFEAIFREHKDMVYRTAYLILGDAHRAEDVLQEVFVRVHKSLDSFDSRKGAFSTWLRRITVNQCITERRNSHSASLSLSLERLEEEGLDPEDTDSERPEELALKREEGQRIQRAMNTLDRKHRAVVTLRYFEQLSYEEIAQVLSIPLGTVKSRLNTAIQALRQELVEGRFRP
- a CDS encoding electron transfer flavoprotein subunit alpha/FixB family protein, coding for MSADKGILVLAECDEGGLCDVSLELLSEGRRFADRLGDELSAVLVGRDNPALVNRLSEHGADKVYLLDSPLLENSVEFQAQALSNLVRERKPRILLCGATSFGRDIAVRLAAALKTGLASNCTALSLSEDGLLVQTKPVYRDKASANVICPTARPQIATVVPGVLDVKRAKVTRQAEVIRVAPRLDTSVPCAKAVRFAKGDPKTMSLDEAPVIVSGGRGVGSRENFRLLEKLAEVLGGVVAGSRMAVDEGYIPSTKQVGQTGKTVTPKLYIACGISGSVYHTMGMKDSKTIVVINKDRSAPMFNMADLGILGDLLTIVPAMTNELIMISQASAEESLRQS
- a CDS encoding methylmalonyl-CoA mutase — its product is MGDSKEQLVSASGIPVKDIYTAQDLQDFDYDRDLGLPGRPPFTRGVYPTMYRGQLWTIRRLSGFNTPEETNKLYREEYALGQTGFSIAPDISTATGMDADDPRVSADIGHAGVPLSSLEDVETTFEGLPIEKASTYIADRCGNFVTAMYFVMAERRGLDIKQLRGTTVNDMLSWSVLDLVNQVSPEAYVRYAVDFMEWCCEHAPSWNTVSFGSYNARDMGLNAVQELGMLMATALQYVDEAKRRGRVPLDRLAKRISFDMSLHNDFFEEIAKLRAARRMWYKIVRERYGITDPRSALFRVHCQSAGSTHTTQEPLNNVIRIAYQVLAGALGGAQSIHANGYDEGLCLPTDQSMLLSIRTEQIAALETNVTNTIDPLGGSYYVESLTNELEKRAWEYVTRIENMGGMAKAMSSGWVHKEYKEATLERERKVETGEINVVGVNKFRLEKAPYTVPIFRWDPESPRRQIEKLKKFKKERDNSQVARALEKLEQVTRTSENVYPAIMEAARAKATLGEMAGVQMKVYGEWKFPVGL
- a CDS encoding FAD-binding protein yields the protein MAQQFPNLFSPLKVGTITLRNRIASSGHGTWIREEHTNLPGDKLAWYWAAKAKGGVGLIITEGLGFHQKSCGANVFNQKDSVPQLKKAADLVHQFGAKIIVQGGNQGAQDFPRVIGLTTWSSSPLLSPRNWGMPHVMTVEEIKELTEAWAFAAKISREAGYDGFEIYAGHGYMLEQFMSPFFNSRTDQYGGSLENRLRFPLEVIDAVRAAVGSDFTVCLRISGDEFTEGGYTLDDMLTIVQILTKSGKIDFLDITASTYRSIQCMAETMYFPLNSFVYLGAEIKKVVKIPVMVRGRIIDPAQAEEIIASGQGDIVNMCRATIADPELPNKAHEGRVEEIRKCLGCNEGCIKNASAMMPIRCSVNAEVTREYQPGWLQVQPAATKKKVVVIGGGPAGLEAARVLAMRGHKVSLYDRGSELGGQILIAGKAPGRDGFLELPRYLTHQMKLLGVDVHLGVEVTADMVKKMNADAVVVATGSFPYIPRIPGVNQKNVVETREVLMGKAQVGQNVVVIAGEQNMEALTVADFCAQQGKKVEIVTEEYSAGIHVDPPQKQTIYGRLYRNGVTFTPCHKVREITGNTVVISNIFTLQDRRIEGVDTVILACGGQEDNALYYALKEQVKELHRVGDCNGVRRLPDATLEASRMARII
- a CDS encoding electron transfer flavoprotein subunit beta/FixA family protein, with translation MQVVVCVKQVPDAEGPITVDTAANNIRKGWLPDVLNPYDRLAVEEATLIKEMCGGGGVTALCMGSPSATEVLRTCLAMGADRAILLCDPALDNSDSYATGVVLAKAIAALKLPYDLILCGARAIDTNTGLTGPTIAQILRLPLVTEVVKIDVHDHEKAIVHKKLEAGNRAVIETPLPALLTVESGINTPRYLKLRAILAASMKTVEQYDLQALNLVPDEVGLAGSKTKVVSIAPPKPRGKKLFTPDSSLSAAERMRLIMSGGIAQKASSGLLEGDPRTVASRFVQFLKEKKLISGPPPGRG
- a CDS encoding type II toxin-antitoxin system HicB family antitoxin, yielding MKTFQVIRSGIVFELQPEPEGGYTITVPALPGCISYGGNFEEAMEMIEDAIEGWLAVAKEENIPIPDQFESVASRVGRVKRDPTSCRA
- a CDS encoding 2-hydroxyglutaryl-CoA dehydratase, whose product is MFVAGVDIGSRGAKSVIMEDGNVLSYSICDTGPESVRAAELTMAEALKGTGLSLKDFSYIVATGYGRVLVPFANANISEISCHARGAHWYFPSVRTILDMGGQDCKAINCDEQGRVTNFIMNDKCAGGTGRFLEMIADVLQVPLDEIGSLSLESTQDLPFSTVCAVFAKSEALALLKKGVPKGDILSGLHDAIAVRCRNLLKRVSIEKDFTITGGIAKNVGMVNKVKEKVGLEPLLATDPQIIGALGAALFARERAESQGGPRES
- a CDS encoding zf-HC2 domain-containing protein, which encodes MNCENVNQSLLSYLDNEVSFDQKEAIETHLCACNGCREDLGILVASLSISALLSAATEIRLPYLFRGSTKNGSTWRKPVPETLRSLP